A segment of the Bufo bufo chromosome 5, aBufBuf1.1, whole genome shotgun sequence genome:
CAGAACATGGTGGAGAAACATAAGACAGAATATGGTGGAGAAACACAACACAGAACATGGTGGAGAAACATAAGACAAAATATGGTGGAGAAACACAAGACTAAACATGATGGAGAAACACAACACAGAACATAGTGGAGAAACACAACACAGAACACAGTGGAGAAACACAAGACAGAATATGGTGGAGAAACACAAGACAGGACATTCTGGAAAAACAAAAGTTGGGACATTGTGGTTGTTTGGCCGGCAGGAGTAGACAGTAAGAATATGACGACTACTATGAACTTACACAGGGTTGTTGTTGTCAGGGGAGTTCCCGACTCGGACCTCGGCTCTCATCAGCCGCTGTGGACAACAATCCATCCTGTTGGTTATGACAACATGTGATATATTGTAGGTCTGTTTCAGGTCCACCTTCCACCAGGGATCCCTTCCGCCATTGTTGTGAGTGCAGAAACCTTTGAAGTAATTTACATTTTTCACACCGTCTATGGCCTTTTTAGCACATCCCAAGTTATCACCATGGTAGTCGGAATCCTGGGAGGCTTCTCCATTTCTTGCTATATTTATGGCTAAGGAAATAAAAAGCCTTCTGTAATATACAGTAAAGGTGAAATGTGAGTCCTGATGTCTATTTCTCTTAATAATTCACGACAACCATCAGGATGAGGAACATAAAGAAGCAGATGTATTTGTTAGATATTGCATTGAATGTTCTTCAGCAATTCGATCATATTGGGCAGGAGGAACAGTGCAGCATGTAGCTCTATTCTTCCTGACTGGGCAGTGttctttttttctccaaacatagcaTCATTGAAGAACACCATAAGGgaagccacaaaaaaaaacaaaaaaaaacatggaccATATCAGGTTTTCTGAGACCTCCTGAATGTTCTACAATGCTTCtaggatggcgaaccttttaaagACCGAAcgtccaaactgcaacccaaaacccacttatttatcgcaaagtgccaacacggcaatttaacctgaatactgaaaaataccggccaagttaatctatggggtgtggcttaacaggACCCAGTAAAATGAATGCCCCCGTTGGCACCCCTAGTATTAAAAAtgtcccattagtggcccccagtattaataatgccccattagtagcCCCCGGTATTAAAAAGGccttattaatgcccccattactgccCCCCCAGTATTACTTTTCCTCCATTAGTGGCTCCAAGCATTAATAATGCCCGCATTAGATGCcacagtattattaatgcccccttCTCCACTCTTCTTGtgcaaaaaataactaaaaaaataaaactcacctcgTCCATTTGCTCATGCCACAgggaacactcgctgctcactggaCAGGACCTGCACTTAAGCGTGATGAAGTTTTGCAGGTCCTGCTTCATCCAGTCAATGCTGTGAAACATCATCACGCTGGAGTGCAGGTCCTGTCCTGTGCAtccagtgagcagcgagtgttccgGCGTGATCAGATGGATGaagtaagttgttttttttaacaagcAGAAGAGGGGGAAGGGCAAAGGCTTTACTAATGAGAGcttcacaatggaagcgctcattagtaatagtgcactGGTGGCAACCTACGC
Coding sequences within it:
- the LOC121001597 gene encoding fucolectin-like — encoded protein: MNLLSSLVLLGSLALTLGCSGPDPGAINIARNGEASQDSDYHGDNLGCAKKAIDGVKNVNYFKGFCTHNNGGRDPWWKVDLKQTYNISHVVITNRMDCCPQRLMRAEVRVGNSPDNNNPVCGTVNNTVDATLKFCCNGMEGQFISLVIPGRSEWLSLCEVEVYGELVTEDYKTCW